From the genome of Spirosomataceae bacterium TFI 002, one region includes:
- a CDS encoding SSU ribosomal protein S3P, with protein MGQKVNPIGLRLGYIRGWESSWYGGKNFADKLVEDNKIRKYIDARIPKGSISRVVIERTLKRITLTIHTARPGVVIGKAGSEVDKLREELKKLTGKDIQINIFEIKRPELDAKLIGETIAQQLKARISYRRAMKQAIQSAVRVGAQGIKIKLGGRLGGAEMARTEMYKEGRIPLHTLRADIDYAVSEALTVYGIIGIKVWVFRGEVYGKKDLTPSGAIEAQNESNKRAGGSRGGDRRDNRKEGGRGRGRAGARAKK; from the coding sequence ATGGGACAAAAAGTAAATCCTATAGGTCTTAGACTTGGTTACATTAGAGGTTGGGAATCTAGCTGGTATGGAGGAAAGAACTTCGCAGACAAGCTTGTTGAAGATAACAAGATAAGAAAATATATAGATGCTCGTATTCCAAAGGGTTCTATCTCAAGAGTTGTAATCGAAAGAACTCTTAAAAGAATTACTCTAACAATACACACGGCTAGACCAGGTGTTGTGATTGGAAAAGCTGGTAGTGAAGTTGATAAGTTGAGAGAAGAGCTTAAGAAGTTGACAGGTAAAGATATTCAAATAAATATTTTTGAAATCAAACGTCCTGAGCTTGATGCGAAACTAATCGGTGAAACAATTGCTCAACAATTGAAAGCTAGAATTTCATACAGAAGAGCAATGAAGCAAGCTATTCAATCTGCTGTAAGGGTAGGGGCACAAGGAATTAAAATTAAATTGGGCGGTAGATTAGGTGGAGCCGAGATGGCGAGAACTGAAATGTATAAAGAAGGTAGAATTCCTCTTCATACACTCCGTGCCGATATTGATTACGCAGTTTCTGAAGCTTTAACAGTTTACGGTATAATTGGTATTAAAGTTTGGGTATTCCGCGGTGAAGTATATGGTAAGAAAGACCTTACTCCAAGTGGTGCAATAGAAGCTCAAAATGAGAGCAACAAGCGTGCCGGTGGATCAAGAGGCGGAGATCGTAGAGATAACCGCAAGGAAGGTGGAAGAGGAAGAGGAAGAGCTGGTGCCCGAGCTAAAAAGTAA
- a CDS encoding LSU ribosomal protein L16P, whose protein sequence is MLQPRRTKFRKQQKGRIKGIASRGHQLAFGSFGIKSLEPGRLTSRQIEAARIAVTRAMKREGQVWIRVFPDNPITKKPLEVRMGKGKGAPEYWVANIYPGTVLFESGGVPLELAKESLRLAAQKLPVKTKFVVRRDYQA, encoded by the coding sequence ATGTTACAACCAAGAAGAACAAAGTTTCGTAAGCAGCAAAAAGGGAGAATTAAAGGAATTGCTTCAAGAGGTCACCAATTGGCTTTCGGGTCATTCGGGATAAAGTCTCTTGAGCCAGGAAGGTTAACTTCTCGCCAGATTGAAGCTGCTCGTATCGCTGTTACACGTGCAATGAAACGTGAAGGACAGGTGTGGATTAGAGTTTTTCCTGACAACCCAATTACAAAGAAACCTTTAGAGGTTCGTATGGGTAAAGGAAAAGGTGCTCCAGAATATTGGGTAGCTAATATTTACCCAGGGACAGTATTGTTCGAATCTGGAGGAGTGCCATTGGAATTGGCTAAGGAGTCTTTAAGATTGGCTGCTCAAAAACTTCCAGTGAAAACAAAGTTTGTCGTACGCAGAGACTATCAAGCATAG
- a CDS encoding LSU ribosomal protein L29P: protein MKKVDLKGLSLEQLQQQIAEEKDRLQKMKFAHAITPIENPKRISETRKVIARLSTELTAR, encoded by the coding sequence ATGAAAAAAGTTGATTTAAAAGGCTTGTCATTGGAACAACTTCAGCAGCAGATTGCAGAAGAAAAGGACAGATTGCAAAAAATGAAATTTGCCCACGCCATTACACCAATTGAGAATCCTAAAAGAATATCTGAAACAAGAAAAGTAATTGCAAGATTATCAACAGAGCTAACAGCTAGGTAA
- a CDS encoding SSU ribosomal protein S17P, with translation MVTEMDRKVRKERVGVVTSNKMDKSGVMQVVRKVKHPKYGKFMLKTKKIMFHDENSEAGIGDTVKIMEIRPLSKSKCWRLVEVLEKAK, from the coding sequence ATGGTTACAGAAATGGATAGAAAAGTAAGAAAAGAACGTGTCGGTGTTGTTACCAGCAATAAGATGGATAAGTCTGGTGTAATGCAGGTTGTTCGTAAAGTAAAACATCCTAAGTATGGGAAGTTTATGCTTAAAACCAAAAAAATCATGTTTCATGATGAGAACAGTGAAGCCGGAATTGGTGATACTGTAAAGATCATGGAAATAAGACCTCTTAGTAAAAGCAAATGCTGGAGACTTGTAGAGGTGTTAGAAAAAGCAAAATAA
- a CDS encoding LSU ribosomal protein L14P: MLQQESRANVADNSGAKEVLVIRVLGGTKKRYASIGDKVVVTVKEALSSSSMKKGTVSRAVVVRSKKEIRRKDGSYIRFEENAVVLLNNNDEPRGTRIFGPVARELREKQFMKIVSLAPEVL; this comes from the coding sequence ATGTTACAGCAAGAATCAAGAGCAAATGTTGCGGATAATAGCGGAGCAAAAGAAGTACTCGTTATTAGAGTACTAGGAGGAACCAAAAAGAGATACGCTTCCATTGGAGACAAGGTAGTAGTAACCGTTAAAGAAGCATTATCTTCTTCAAGTATGAAGAAAGGAACTGTATCTAGAGCAGTGGTTGTTCGTTCTAAAAAAGAAATCCGACGCAAAGATGGATCTTACATCCGTTTTGAAGAAAATGCAGTTGTTCTACTAAATAACAACGATGAGCCTAGAGGTACGCGTATTTTTGGACCTGTGGCTAGAGAGTTAAGAGAGAAACAGTTTATGAAAATTGTATCACTGGCTCCAGAGGTACTTTAA
- a CDS encoding LSU ribosomal protein L24P, with protein MKKTAKRHVRSGDTVKVIAGNAKGKQGKITEVLVKKDRVVVEGVNMITKHIKPSAQNPQGELQQVEGTIHISNVMVVDPSTGEATRTGRKLNEKDKLQRYSKKTGKLI; from the coding sequence ATGAAAAAGACAGCCAAACGTCACGTTCGCTCAGGAGATACAGTAAAGGTAATTGCTGGTAACGCTAAGGGAAAGCAGGGAAAAATAACTGAGGTTCTTGTGAAGAAAGACAGAGTTGTTGTGGAAGGTGTTAATATGATAACCAAACACATCAAACCTTCGGCTCAGAACCCACAGGGTGAGTTACAACAGGTTGAGGGAACAATTCATATCAGTAATGTAATGGTAGTAGATCCTTCTACGGGAGAAGCAACTAGAACTGGTAGAAAACTCAACGAAAAGGACAAATTACAGAGATATTCCAAAAAAACTGGAAAATTAATCTAA
- a CDS encoding LSU ribosomal protein L5P: protein MARLKIRYNEEIIPALKEKYGYKSIMEVPTLKKIVINRGVGDATGDKKLVDISVEELSIIAGQRAVPTISKKAVSNFKLREDMPIGAKVTLRGERMYEFLDRLVSIALPRVRDFQGISDKGFDGRGNYSFGVVEQIIFPEISIDKISKIQGMDITMVTTAKTDAESYELLKALGMPFANTKKN, encoded by the coding sequence ATGGCAAGATTAAAAATAAGATATAACGAAGAGATTATACCAGCTTTGAAAGAGAAGTACGGGTATAAGTCTATAATGGAAGTACCAACACTAAAGAAGATTGTTATCAATCGTGGTGTAGGTGATGCTACTGGAGACAAGAAGTTAGTTGACATTAGTGTTGAAGAACTTTCAATAATCGCTGGTCAAAGAGCGGTTCCAACAATTTCAAAGAAGGCTGTTTCTAACTTTAAGTTAAGAGAAGATATGCCTATCGGTGCTAAGGTTACTTTAAGAGGTGAGCGTATGTACGAATTTTTGGATAGGTTGGTTTCTATCGCCCTTCCTAGGGTGCGTGACTTTCAAGGAATTAGCGATAAAGGCTTTGACGGTAGAGGGAATTATAGCTTTGGAGTTGTGGAACAAATTATATTTCCAGAAATCTCCATTGATAAGATTTCGAAAATTCAAGGAATGGATATAACAATGGTAACTACAGCAAAAACTGATGCTGAGAGCTATGAGCTACTTAAAGCTTTAGGGATGCCATTTGCAAATACAAAAAAGAACTAA
- a CDS encoding SSU ribosomal protein S14P produces MAKESIKARERKRERLVARYADKRAALKEAGDWKGLDALPKNSSPVRLHNRCKLTGRPKGYMRKFGINRVTFREMASNGYIPGVTKASW; encoded by the coding sequence ATGGCAAAAGAGTCAATTAAGGCAAGAGAAAGAAAAAGAGAAAGACTTGTAGCTAGATATGCAGACAAACGAGCTGCATTGAAAGAAGCTGGCGATTGGAAAGGTCTGGATGCTTTGCCTAAAAATTCTTCTCCTGTAAGATTACACAACAGATGTAAGTTGACGGGTAGACCAAAAGGCTACATGAGAAAATTTGGAATCAATAGAGTTACTTTCCGTGAAATGGCTAGTAATGGATATATTCCAGGTGTTACGAAAGCTTCTTGGTAA
- a CDS encoding SSU ribosomal protein S8P, which yields MVTTDPIADFLTRIRNAIRARHRVVDVPASNVKKEITKVLYEKGYIQSYKFEEEGPQGQIKIALKYNPTTKQSAIVELKRVSKPGLRKYSKADSLPRVLNGLGIALLSTSKGIITDKEARTLNIGGEVLCYIY from the coding sequence ATGGTTACAACGGATCCAATAGCAGATTTTCTTACGAGAATTCGTAATGCTATACGAGCAAGACATAGAGTGGTTGATGTACCAGCTTCTAACGTCAAAAAAGAAATAACAAAGGTTCTTTATGAGAAGGGCTATATTCAAAGTTACAAATTTGAAGAAGAGGGTCCTCAAGGTCAGATTAAAATAGCGTTGAAGTATAATCCAACTACAAAGCAGTCAGCAATTGTAGAACTTAAGAGAGTTTCTAAGCCAGGTCTTAGAAAGTACTCTAAGGCAGATTCATTACCTAGAGTATTGAATGGTCTTGGTATTGCTCTTTTGTCGACTTCAAAAGGAATCATAACAGATAAAGAAGCTCGTACACTGAATATCGGTGGTGAGGTACTTTGTTACATTTATTAA
- a CDS encoding large subunit ribosomal protein L6 codes for MSRIGKKVIPIPAGVTVSLEGNNVFKAKGPKGELSQEFNPELTVEISEGEIKVVRPSEQKRHKALHGLYRSLIGNVVTGVSEGYVKNLELVGVGYKATHTGNVLDLSLGYSHSIYFVVPKELTLSTEMLKGKNPTIKLEGIDKQLIGAVAAKIKSLRKPEPYKGKGIRFSGEEIRRKAGKTAAKK; via the coding sequence ATGTCTAGAATTGGAAAAAAAGTAATACCTATCCCAGCTGGAGTAACAGTATCTTTGGAAGGTAACAATGTGTTCAAGGCTAAAGGTCCTAAAGGGGAACTTTCTCAAGAATTTAATCCTGAGCTTACTGTAGAAATTAGTGAGGGTGAGATTAAGGTAGTTAGACCTTCTGAGCAGAAACGTCACAAAGCTTTACACGGTTTGTATCGCTCTTTAATTGGTAATGTAGTTACAGGTGTTTCTGAAGGCTATGTTAAGAATTTGGAGCTTGTCGGTGTTGGTTATAAAGCCACTCATACAGGAAACGTCCTTGACTTGTCTTTAGGGTATTCTCATAGTATTTATTTTGTGGTTCCTAAAGAGCTTACACTATCAACTGAGATGCTTAAAGGTAAAAACCCAACTATTAAATTAGAAGGGATTGATAAGCAATTGATTGGTGCTGTAGCAGCGAAAATTAAGTCGCTTAGAAAGCCAGAGCCTTACAAAGGAAAAGGTATTCGTTTCTCTGGTGAGGAGATTAGAAGAAAGGCTGGTAAAACTGCTGCTAAGAAGTAA
- a CDS encoding large subunit ribosomal protein L18 produces MSSSKNNRRQKIRFGIRKKISGSGEMPRLAVFRSNSGIYAQLIDDKSGTTLASASNQTLSLKGLNAENSKKVGADLAKKAVDSGISKCVFDRGGYIYHGNVKALADGAREAGLKF; encoded by the coding sequence ATGTCATCCTCAAAAAATAATAGACGTCAAAAAATAAGATTCGGAATCAGAAAGAAAATTTCAGGTTCTGGGGAAATGCCAAGATTAGCAGTTTTTAGATCTAATTCTGGTATATATGCTCAACTAATAGACGATAAGTCAGGTACAACTTTAGCTTCGGCATCTAATCAAACTTTATCTTTGAAAGGTTTGAATGCTGAAAATTCAAAAAAAGTTGGTGCTGATCTTGCGAAAAAAGCAGTTGATAGTGGAATAAGCAAGTGTGTTTTCGATAGAGGTGGATATATATACCACGGAAATGTGAAAGCCTTAGCAGATGGTGCAAGAGAAGCTGGTTTAAAATTTTAA
- a CDS encoding SSU ribosomal protein S5P has protein sequence MSKAIKVNEAELKEKVVAINRVAKVVKGGRRFSFSAIVVVGDGQGAVGQGLGKANEVVDAIAKAIDDAKKNVVNVPIINDTIPHEMLGKYSGGFVFVKPAAPGTGVIAGGAMRAVLEAAGVHNVLAKSKGSSNPHNVVKATINALQKMRAPHEIAMQRGVKLNKVFNG, from the coding sequence ATGAGTAAAGCAATAAAAGTAAACGAAGCAGAACTTAAAGAGAAAGTTGTTGCGATCAACCGAGTAGCCAAAGTTGTGAAAGGGGGTAGAAGATTTAGCTTTTCAGCTATAGTAGTTGTTGGCGACGGTCAAGGTGCCGTTGGACAAGGATTAGGTAAAGCAAACGAAGTTGTTGATGCGATTGCTAAGGCAATTGATGATGCAAAGAAGAATGTTGTTAACGTTCCTATCATAAATGATACTATTCCTCACGAAATGTTGGGTAAATATTCTGGTGGATTCGTTTTTGTAAAGCCTGCAGCACCTGGTACAGGAGTAATTGCTGGTGGTGCAATGAGAGCAGTATTGGAAGCAGCTGGAGTACACAATGTATTGGCTAAATCTAAAGGTTCATCAAACCCACATAATGTGGTTAAAGCAACTATCAATGCACTTCAAAAAATGAGAGCTCCTCATGAAATTGCAATGCAAAGAGGTGTTAAGCTTAATAAAGTATTTAACGGATAA
- a CDS encoding LSU ribosomal protein L30P, which produces MAKVKITQVRSTIDRPKKQKLTIQALGLGKINRTVEVELTPQIQGMINKVQHLVEVQ; this is translated from the coding sequence ATGGCTAAGGTTAAAATAACTCAAGTAAGAAGTACCATCGATAGACCAAAGAAGCAAAAGCTTACAATTCAGGCTCTAGGACTTGGGAAAATCAACAGAACTGTGGAAGTTGAACTAACTCCACAGATACAAGGAATGATTAACAAAGTTCAACACCTTGTAGAAGTACAATAA
- a CDS encoding ribosomal protein L15 encodes MLKLENLSPAKGSNKTNTRVGRGQGSGGGGTAKRGHKGAQSRSGYSKKKGFEGGQMPLQRRVPKFGFKNINRVEFKAVNLDTLQLIAESTGLNTIDLNTLYNAGVTAKRDLVKVLGRGELSSALQVRANAFSKSAIEAIEKAGGSATVEKNVTIEAGEKIKISSVDKTEGKKEAPVAKKSVAAKKVDEEATPVKKAAVKKTTSAKGDDLKKIEGVGPKIAGLLNEAGIVTFQNLADATLDTLNGILAEAGSRYASHNPTTWPEQAALAAAGKWDELQVLQDNLNGGRPE; translated from the coding sequence ATGTTAAAATTAGAAAATTTATCTCCGGCTAAAGGTTCAAACAAAACTAACACTAGAGTTGGTAGAGGCCAGGGTTCTGGTGGTGGTGGAACTGCCAAAAGAGGTCACAAAGGAGCTCAATCAAGATCGGGTTACAGTAAGAAAAAAGGTTTTGAAGGTGGACAAATGCCACTTCAAAGACGTGTACCTAAGTTTGGTTTCAAAAATATTAATAGAGTTGAATTTAAGGCTGTCAATCTTGACACACTTCAACTAATTGCCGAAAGCACTGGCTTAAATACTATTGATTTAAATACACTTTACAATGCGGGTGTAACTGCAAAGAGAGACCTAGTTAAGGTTTTAGGTAGAGGAGAGTTAAGTTCTGCACTTCAAGTTAGAGCGAATGCTTTCAGTAAGAGTGCAATTGAGGCGATTGAAAAAGCTGGAGGTTCAGCTACTGTAGAAAAGAATGTTACTATAGAAGCAGGCGAAAAAATAAAAATTTCCTCTGTAGATAAGACTGAAGGAAAAAAGGAAGCACCAGTTGCTAAGAAGTCAGTTGCTGCAAAGAAAGTAGATGAAGAAGCAACTCCTGTAAAGAAAGCTGCTGTAAAAAAGACTACTTCAGCGAAAGGTGACGATTTGAAGAAGATTGAAGGTGTAGGTCCTAAAATTGCAGGATTGTTAAATGAGGCGGGTATTGTTACTTTCCAAAATTTAGCTGATGCGACACTTGACACATTAAATGGAATTCTTGCAGAGGCTGGTTCAAGATATGCTTCACATAATCCAACTACATGGCCTGAGCAAGCTGCTCTAGCTGCTGCTGGTAAGTGGGATGAATTGCAAGTTTTGCAGGATAATTTGAATGGTGGTCGTCCAGAATAA
- a CDS encoding protein translocase subunit secY/sec61 alpha has protein sequence MNKFITTLKNIWSIEELRNRILNTLLIIVIFRIGSFIVLPGVDPTKIADLTAGNGLLGLLDTLVGGAFSNASIMALGIMPYISASIAIQLLGLALPYFSKLQKEGESGRKKLNQITRWLTIAVTAVQGFTYLRTTIPTEAITVNQGLFYFSSVIILVAGTMMCVWLGERMTEKGVGNGISMIIMIGIVSRLPGAIIGEAQARAASGQVLFFVLEIVALFLVVLFAVAVTQAVRRVPVQYAKQIVGNKVVSGQRQYLPLKVNISGVMPIIFGQALMFVPSAVASLFADTSDTAANIQQVFSDFTSWQYNALYAFLIIAFTFFYTAISINPNQIADDMKRGGGFIPGIKPGQSTSDFIASILDRITLPGAILLALIAVFPAIASLFGMTQIFASFFGGTSLLILVGVVLDTLQQIESYLLMKRYEGLMESGRLEGRSSTILTQ, from the coding sequence ATGAATAAATTTATAACGACTCTTAAAAATATTTGGTCTATTGAGGAATTGAGAAATCGAATCCTTAATACCCTATTAATCATAGTAATTTTTAGGATTGGTTCGTTCATCGTTCTTCCAGGGGTAGACCCAACAAAAATTGCTGACTTAACTGCTGGTAATGGATTGTTGGGTTTATTAGATACTCTTGTAGGAGGAGCGTTTAGTAATGCGTCTATAATGGCATTAGGTATTATGCCATATATTTCAGCTTCGATTGCAATTCAGCTTCTTGGATTGGCATTGCCTTATTTTAGTAAATTACAGAAAGAAGGCGAGTCAGGAAGAAAGAAGTTAAATCAAATTACGAGATGGTTAACCATCGCTGTAACTGCAGTTCAAGGTTTTACTTATTTAAGAACTACAATCCCAACAGAAGCGATTACTGTAAATCAAGGATTATTTTACTTCTCATCAGTTATTATATTGGTGGCTGGTACAATGATGTGTGTATGGTTAGGTGAGAGAATGACTGAAAAAGGTGTTGGTAATGGAATTTCCATGATCATCATGATTGGTATTGTTTCACGTCTTCCTGGTGCAATTATTGGTGAAGCTCAGGCTAGAGCTGCTAGTGGTCAAGTGTTATTTTTCGTATTAGAAATTGTGGCCTTGTTCCTTGTAGTGCTTTTTGCAGTAGCTGTTACTCAGGCGGTAAGAAGAGTGCCAGTTCAATATGCTAAGCAAATTGTTGGAAATAAAGTAGTATCTGGTCAAAGACAATATTTACCGTTGAAAGTTAATATATCGGGTGTAATGCCTATTATATTTGGTCAGGCTTTAATGTTTGTTCCTTCGGCAGTTGCATCTCTGTTTGCAGATACAAGTGATACTGCTGCGAATATTCAGCAAGTGTTTTCAGACTTTACTTCTTGGCAGTACAATGCTTTGTATGCATTCTTAATTATTGCATTTACATTCTTTTATACTGCTATCTCGATTAATCCAAATCAGATTGCGGATGATATGAAGAGAGGTGGTGGATTTATACCAGGAATCAAGCCTGGTCAATCGACGAGTGATTTTATTGCAAGTATTTTGGATAGAATAACTTTACCTGGAGCAATATTACTTGCTTTGATTGCTGTTTTTCCAGCCATTGCTAGTCTTTTTGGAATGACACAAATATTTGCTTCATTCTTCGGAGGTACTTCATTACTTATCTTAGTTGGTGTTGTTTTGGATACATTACAACAAATTGAGAGTTATCTTTTAATGAAGAGATACGAAGGATTGATGGAGTCAGGTAGATTAGAAGGAAGAAGTTCAACAATTTTAACTCAATAA
- a CDS encoding methionine aminopeptidase, type I, with translation MAKGAIYLKSIEQAEIIRENGVILGKAHAEVAKAIEVGVKTKDLDKIAEEFIRDNGGRPSFLKLYDFPASLCISVNEVVVHGIPSNRVLKNGDVISIDCGVHKNGFHADSAYTYCVGEPSQEVVDLLTSTKESLYEGIDKARNGNRIGDISNAVQRYNEERGYGIVRELVGHGIGTSVHEAPEVPNFGKKGNGPLIRNGLVIAIEPMVTQGKRFVVQENDGWTIRTEDRKPAAHYEHTVFVTKDGPQILTTFEFIEEVLEAKEMFLV, from the coding sequence ATGGCTAAAGGTGCCATTTACCTAAAGAGTATTGAGCAAGCAGAAATAATCCGTGAAAACGGTGTGATCCTTGGAAAGGCTCATGCTGAAGTTGCGAAAGCAATAGAGGTTGGAGTAAAAACTAAAGATTTAGATAAAATAGCTGAGGAGTTTATAAGGGATAATGGCGGAAGGCCATCTTTTTTAAAACTTTATGATTTTCCAGCTTCGCTTTGTATATCAGTGAATGAAGTAGTTGTTCACGGGATACCGAGCAATAGAGTTCTTAAAAATGGGGATGTTATATCTATTGATTGTGGAGTTCACAAGAATGGATTTCATGCAGATAGTGCTTACACATATTGTGTTGGAGAGCCAAGTCAAGAAGTAGTTGATCTACTTACTTCTACAAAGGAATCTTTGTACGAAGGAATTGATAAAGCTCGAAATGGAAATAGAATAGGTGATATAAGTAATGCTGTTCAAAGGTATAACGAAGAAAGAGGTTACGGAATAGTTAGAGAGTTGGTTGGACATGGTATTGGTACTAGTGTTCATGAAGCTCCTGAAGTTCCGAATTTTGGAAAAAAAGGCAATGGTCCTTTAATTCGAAATGGGTTGGTAATAGCAATCGAACCTATGGTTACCCAAGGTAAGAGATTTGTGGTTCAAGAAAATGATGGTTGGACGATTAGAACTGAAGATAGAAAACCAGCAGCTCATTATGAGCATACTGTTTTTGTAACTAAAGATGGTCCCCAAATTTTGACCACATTTGAATTTATAGAAGAAGTATTAGAGGCTAAAGAAATGTTTCTAGTTTAA
- a CDS encoding bacterial translation initiation factor 1 (bIF-1) codes for MAKQANIQVDGVIVEALSNAMFRVELENKHEVIAHISGKMRMHYIRILPGDKVKLEMSPYDLSKARIVYRYK; via the coding sequence ATGGCTAAACAGGCAAACATACAAGTTGATGGTGTAATTGTGGAAGCTTTATCTAATGCAATGTTTCGAGTTGAACTCGAAAATAAGCATGAAGTAATTGCCCATATCTCAGGGAAAATGAGAATGCACTATATTAGAATTTTACCAGGTGATAAAGTAAAATTAGAAATGTCACCTTATGATTTATCAAAGGCGAGAATTGTGTACCGCTATAAATAA
- a CDS encoding LSU ribosomal protein L36P has product MKVKASVKKRSVDCKVIRRKGKVYVINKKNPKFKQRQG; this is encoded by the coding sequence ATGAAAGTTAAAGCATCAGTTAAAAAACGCAGTGTAGACTGCAAGGTGATTCGTAGAAAAGGTAAAGTATACGTAATCAATAAAAAGAATCCAAAGTTTAAACAAAGACAAGGTTAA
- a CDS encoding SSU ribosomal protein S13P codes for MRISGVDIPDNKRGEISLTYIYGLGRSSAQQILDKAQISRDKKAGEWSDDEANEIRALITNEHLVEGALRSDVQLSIKRLMDIGCYRGLRHRKSLPLRGQRTKNNSRTRKGRRKTVANKKKATK; via the coding sequence ATGAGGATTTCAGGTGTAGATATTCCAGATAACAAGCGTGGTGAGATTTCACTTACTTATATCTATGGTTTAGGTAGAAGTTCGGCTCAACAGATTTTAGACAAAGCTCAAATATCGAGAGATAAGAAAGCTGGGGAGTGGTCTGATGATGAGGCAAACGAAATTAGAGCTCTTATAACAAATGAGCATTTAGTAGAAGGTGCACTCAGATCGGATGTGCAATTGAGCATTAAGCGTTTGATGGATATCGGATGCTACAGAGGCTTGAGACACAGAAAGAGTTTACCACTAAGGGGACAGAGAACGAAAAACAACTCTAGAACTAGAAAGGGTAGAAGAAAAACTGTTGCAAACAAGAAAAAAGCGACTAAGTAA
- a CDS encoding SSU ribosomal protein S11P yields the protein MAQAKRKDKAKKRVVVVESHGQVHVKASFNNIIISITNSTGQVISWASAGKMGFRGSKKNTPYAAQTAAQNCGQTAYEAGMRKADVFVKGPGSGRESAIRTIQSVGIEVVSITDVTPLPHNGCRPPKRRRV from the coding sequence ATGGCTCAAGCTAAAAGAAAAGACAAAGCAAAAAAAAGAGTTGTAGTTGTTGAATCGCACGGACAAGTTCACGTCAAGGCGAGTTTTAACAACATCATTATTTCCATAACTAACAGTACAGGACAAGTTATATCTTGGGCTTCTGCTGGTAAAATGGGTTTTAGAGGATCTAAAAAGAATACTCCATATGCAGCTCAAACTGCAGCTCAAAATTGCGGACAAACTGCATACGAAGCTGGAATGAGAAAAGCGGATGTATTTGTAAAAGGACCAGGTTCAGGACGTGAGTCTGCAATCAGAACAATTCAGAGTGTTGGTATAGAAGTAGTATCTATTACAGATGTTACACCGTTACCGCATAATGGATGTCGCCCTCCAAAACGTAGAAGAGTATAA
- a CDS encoding SSU ribosomal protein S4P, whose translation MARYTGPKAKISRKFGEPVMGPSKALQKKNYGPGQHGRGRRSKKSEYALQLQEKQKVKYTYGMLEKQFARFFHLASVRPGQTGTNLLQLCESRLDNVVYRLGIAPTRRAARQLVSHKHVIVDGEILNIPSALILPGQVIGVREKSKAMDIVGESLSTNSAQKYSWLEWNAGELSGTFLTYPDRESIPENFNDQAVVELYNK comes from the coding sequence ATGGCAAGATATACAGGTCCAAAGGCAAAGATATCAAGGAAGTTTGGAGAACCAGTAATGGGACCAAGCAAAGCTTTGCAAAAGAAAAATTACGGTCCAGGCCAACACGGTAGAGGTCGTAGAAGTAAGAAGTCGGAATACGCACTTCAGCTTCAAGAAAAACAAAAAGTGAAATACACTTATGGAATGCTCGAAAAGCAATTTGCGAGATTTTTCCACCTAGCATCTGTTCGTCCTGGTCAAACGGGTACTAACTTATTGCAATTATGTGAATCAAGACTCGATAACGTTGTTTATAGATTAGGTATTGCACCTACTAGAAGGGCAGCTAGACAGTTGGTTTCTCATAAGCATGTGATTGTTGACGGAGAAATTCTAAACATTCCTTCTGCTTTGATATTACCAGGTCAAGTTATTGGAGTAAGAGAAAAATCAAAAGCTATGGATATTGTAGGTGAAAGCCTAAGTACGAATAGTGCTCAGAAATATAGCTGGCTAGAATGGAATGCTGGCGAATTATCTGGGACGTTTTTAACTTATCCTGATAGAGAGTCAATTCCTGAGAATTTCAACGATCAGGCGGTTGTCGAATTGTACAATAAATAA